The genomic window ACGATTATTCTGATGTTATTTCACCTGCGGGTATATTTGCTTCCCTGGTAATAACTGAAGTCGGCCAGGGATACTAATGCTAATGCTTTGGGTTGGCTAAGCTAACTCCGCTAGCCTTTTTCTTCTGCTTTCTCCATAAACATACGGGTATTCTGTGTGTGCTCAGGAGCCAAGCCCCAGAGGCATCCGACTGAACAATGTGTGGATTGTTTCACATAAGTTTGTTAAGAGTTACTATTAGCCTTGTGACAAGAAAGGAAGGTAAACAAGGCAGACAGGAGAATAACTTTACCGTGTGctgcaaaaagagagagagagagagagagaatgcacACGGTAAAGCAGGGCCATGGGCACAACGGCGGCAGGGCCATGTcgtactccaccaccgccgacgtgGTCTAGTGCCACGGCGGAGGCGGGCAGCGGCGGGGGCACCGCAAGAGGGAGGAGAAGCAGCACGGGAGCAACGAGCGGGTTGCCGAGGCCGGTGCATTCTTGGGCCTGGTACATTATATATCTGCCTCGCCTTCACCGTTCAATCCATGTGTTTTTAATGAACTGACAAGGACGACGACGATGGTTTTTGCTGCGTGTAGTGCACTACGACGGGTGCGAGGCGAAGAAGAAGCACCGGTTGGAGGCCGGCGTGCCGAGCTAGTGCACCGCCGCCCAGCAGCACCGTGAGCAGAAGCAGGCCGGCTACGGCGACGCCGGGGCGCCAAAGAGGATAGACGAGTAATCATGCATGCATATGCAGCCATCGTCGGTCGGCTGGCCGGCAAAGTGTGTATGCACGCGCGCATGTGCGGCTACGTATAAGATACCCTCTCCGTttcataatataaaagtgttttttTATATTTTAACCCTACTGAATTACATGTCGCTCAAATGCATGCATCTAGGCCTAGCATTCACTACGTGAGTGCAAAATGCTAATACTAGATACATTCATTTAAGCGATTAGAGGGAAgtactagagcaccgtgcaggcaTGTGTTGCCTAAtgattaagagcatctccaacggccgctGAACACGCCGCGTGCAAAAAAGGCTTTAGCGCGCGCCCATCgtctggtttggcgcggcgcgcagcgccAGCTCCAGtcgccgcgctaaaatgcagcgcgcgcgccgctccagcaaaCGCGCAAAAATTGCACAGCGCGCGCTCATTCTACGAACTAGGATATAGGCATTGGAAGCATAGAAACTAGATAGATTGCATATGATTTTAAACGATACAAAAGTATTTTACATCGGAAACATAGATTACATAATTTAAAAACGACAAACGATAAAAAACTAAATAGATAGCATAAAAAACTACTCTAAGTcgctatcatcatcatcaccattatcATCCTCGACGGTGTCGTCCGAGGTTGATAGCCATATGTCCAACCAACGATCATCGTTCTCCGTGAAGAACGACCTCCCACCTGCTGCAACGAGATCGGTCTGCGCGTTCGCCAACGCCTTCCGTCGACGCCTGTCCAACCGCGCCTCGCGGCGCCTTCGCGTGTCCTCCTCGCGACGCCTTGCCCAGTAGCCTTGCTCgtaggcgacgtcctccgggtggcgccagcgccactccgccatgacccgctcttcctcctgggcgacgaggaggcggcgctgccgctcGGCGTGCTCCTCACGGTCTTGTGCCGTGTTCAGACGAGGCGGCTGGGCGACGTCGGGCGCCTGCTGGAGCGTGTACACGTCTTGGAAGTTCATCTGGCCGCGCGGCCGGCccaggcgccacgccgccgcgtcgtacgcgcgggtggCCTCGCGCACCGTCCCGTacgtgccgaggccgagccggagatCGCCGGAGCGTATCTCCGCGTAGTAGCCGCCGTTGGGGCgcaggcggacgccgcggtagccggacgctcctcggcggcgcggcggcatggcggggCGCTGGGACGGTGGAggcgcgtcggtggcggggcgctggagcggcgcgtggcagagagggagaggaagaagagaagaggaggcGTGGAGAGGCGCGTGGCGCGCGCCGCACtttataggcgcgccggaagcGGTGCGCAAAAAATGAGGCGCGAGCTGGCGCCTTTTCGCGCGCGCGCAAACGGTTTCCTTGCGCATGATTatcccgccaccgctggagcgcggCAAAACGCCCCGCGCGCGCTAAAAGCTGCGTTTATCCTGCGCGCGCGTCGTTTCGtgcggccgttggagatgctctaagtaaagtactccctccgttctcaaataattgtctttctagccatctcaaatggactacaacatacgcaTGTATGTAGatatgttttagagtgtagattcactcattttgctccgtatgtagtcacttgttgaaatatccagaaagacaattatttaggaacggagggagtatatagttgCTTTTTTTCCGGACATAGTAGAATCAAAGTCGTTCACATACACAAACATACACTCACTTCTATAAATGCATGGACGTATATCCTATTCCTATGAGCATCTTCAGAAGACTGAGTCGGCATAGCATCTTGGTATTTTATAAAAGTCACCACATATGCCTCGCAGTTGACGAAAAAGTGTTCTTCCACTCAacgaataatgcgagcaccaatgtcaaATCTAGAACTTAAACTCTGTTGGGATACCACTGCCTCATAATCATCTTGTGGCTTGAGCTTGGGATACCACTGTCCTCTTCTGCTGGCCGCAATTATAGTGTTGCCTAATGGACATAAGTTGTCGACGATGATTTTGTTTCGTGCGTGCGAGACGAGCGAATCGTTAATTTTCTCCACGTTTGACGTCATCCTGTGTGAGAGGGAGGTTAAACTAGCTGCTAAACTAAACAAAACCAGCATGCTCTGCTGCCAGGTCCAAAAAgaaccaaaaaaaaaaaaacagcatGCTCTGCCTGTCTGAGCGAGGTTATCAGTTTTACCGGTGGTCACAAACAAAACAACAATATAAGCATCGATCCATTAAACTAACTGGTGAACAGAACACACGTTTGGGTCACTACTGTATTTTATTTCGACATGATTAACAGCTACTACTCCACCACTGTAGATTCTAATGCTAGAAACCGAGGCTCTCCGGAGCGGCGTCCACGACGGTCTGCACCAGGGACGACCACTCGAGGCCGTCGGCGGCGGTGCCGGGGTTGCGGGCGGAGCAGTTGCGGCGGACCTGGCcctggtcgccggtgagcaccctGATCTGGCCCATCTTCACCATGGACACGCCGAACTGGCTGAAGAAGTAGCGCTGGCTGCGCGCGAAGCGCTCCACGATGGGCCGGGTGGCGTCGTTGTTAAACAGGTCCTGGTCCGACACGAAGAGCCCCTCCCGGTTCACCAGGTTGACGTAGTACTTGTTGTCGAACACGTCGGGCGTGCGCACGTCCAGCGCGGCGCGCGCGTCGGTGCCCTTGGCCGGGCACGTCTGCCTCAGCCTGCCGAGGAAGTCCGGGCTCATCGTCGGGTCGGGCCGCGGGAAGAGGCGGCCCTCGAAGGAGACGCAGTGGCCGAGCCCCACGGTGTGCCCGCCGGAGAGCGTGACGAGGTcggtggcgtcgaggtcggggCTGTGGCTGTGGAGCACGTCGAGGAGGCACGGCACGGCGGAGGTGGGCGCGGGGAGGCCGGACAGCACGTCCTGCGTCGTGGCGAACCGCGCGCTGTCGCGCCGGCCGAGCGGCACGCGGTACTCGGGCCCGCCCGTGGCCACCACGGAGTCGCGCGCGGCGAGCGCCAGGATGTCGGAGCAGGACACGACGGCGCCGCGGCACTCGCGCTCCAGCTGGTCCCGGATGTCGTTGATGGCCTTGAAGGCGGACGGGCGGAGCGTGAGGTTGGGCGGCGCCTGCTTCTCCCCCGGCCCCGTGGCCGAGCCGTCGAGGAGCACCGACGCGTCGCAgccctgcatgcatgcatgaaccaaTGAGTGGATTAATGGGAGGCAGTCAACGCAGGAAGGGCAAGGTAGGCACCtggacgaagcagtcgtggaagtggaggcggaggaggccggcggcgaggccgaCGTCCTTGCGGACGGCGTGCCGGACGAAGTGGCGCACGATGGACTCCGCCCTGGGGCAGCTCCGCTTGTAGAAGTCGAAGGACAGGCCGCGCGTGATCGGAGGCTGCCTCAACCTCACGTCgtccccgccggcgccggcggcctcaTGCTCTGCCGCCGCATAAGCCCCATATCCCAGCGAGCAGGCCAGTGCCAGCGCCGCTACTGCTGCTGCAGCGAGCAGAGGAGCACTGACTGTCCTAGCACAAACCATCTCTCGATCTGCCACCTGCCTCTGTCTCTCTGCGCGCGCGTGTGTGTCTGCTCTGCTACGTTGGTTCGTGTGTGTCACGGGCTCACAGTCACCTACCTGCCTTGGTTTTATATAGACGAGACTCCTCTTGTGCTTGACACGTACGTAGGTAGCACGACACGTACATAGGATGCAtgagacggcgacgacgacgacacggCAGATGTGCTATATCCGCCATGAGTAGCAGGAGCTCAGGGACGATGCGAGTCCTTTCAAGATCGAGCGGCTTGGTCTTTTTTAGGGGAATCGAGCAGCTTTGGAGCGGGCCTCGGGGGCCTATTGGATGCTAGAAATCCTTTgattcaaagaggtttgagtggatgctaGAAATCCTATTGGAAGTAGTACAAAGAAATCCTTAGAAAAAATTCCTGTAGGATtcaatcctttgaatcaaacaaccaacataGGAAAAAATCTTAAGGATTAtgatcctccaaaattcctatgtaaatcctttgaatcaaaggagccctaattAGTACCGTATCGGGAGTTTAATTAAAGACCGACCAGTTTATTAGGCTGAATTCTGAATACTACATAGCCAACACGGGGATCATGCACGGCTGTCAGCTGCAAAAGATgccaaagtgcacaaacaaaaaaGGCCACCGAGCCCAACCCGTGACCCAGCACCAAAAGTGCACACGGACGAAAAGATGGCCTCCGAGCCCGTCCATGAACCTGCAACGATAAGTGCGCATGGACCAAAACAAATGCAGTTAAAAGATCCCCTAGGAGGGCACAGTCGTAAAAAATAATAATAGCGCAATTGCACCCCCGGGTTGGCACGTGCTATACATTAGCACGTGCTATACATTGGCACCGATAAGTGCGCACAGACCAAAACAAATGCGCTTTTTGTATCTGGGCTCGTCCCCAGGCATCcacctgcagttgccatggttgcaaCATCAATAGCGTCATGCACCACTGTGCCAACACAAaaattttaaatgcaataaaaactcCAGGACTCGATTGAAGCAAAAATTTAGCTGGTTCCAACAAAAAATAGTGATTGTTCCAACAAAAAAAAACTATGCAACAAAAACTCCAGTAGTTGATTATGGCAAACAAATTAGTGAGTTCCAGCAAAAACGCGGCTGGTTACGGCAAAAGATCTCAGTAGCAAAAATTGAAGTAATCTACACCAATCGATGTAGCAAAACTAAAAACCAGTTACAAAAAGAAAATGCTTTTTCCAGCAAAAGAACGTGTCAGCAGCGAGGCGTGCATCTGGTTCCAGCACCAGGAGCCATTGCTTCCAGCATATCGTGTGGCCAGTTGCAGCTTCGCAGTCAGTGGGTTCCAACACCTCTTGCATCCTTGCCTTGCTGGTTGATGGTCATCACTTGAACAGCTCTAACACTGCCATCATCGCCGGGGTGCAGCTCTAACAGCAAAAATCGGAAGCCATCCATGGCGAGTAGCGCCTCTGGCTACGGCAGCAATGGAGAGGACTGCTCGAAGCCAGCCATGGCTTCCGCTCGCAATTGCCGCGAGGTTGCTTGCAACAGCCCGGGCGCATCATGCGGCTAGCTTTTTGGTACCCCGCCTCGTCGTATTTTGCTGCGGGGAAGAAGAAAGGGTATGAGCAGGAAATCAAACATTCTATGGAAGAGCGGGAGTTCAAACAGAGTAAGATTGCTAGATCGTAAAATAGGGTAGCTCATTGTCTTGCGAATTAAGCATGGACAACTCGAAGCACCTCTTGTTGGTTGCATAGAGCTCCAGATTATTTTTCAAGATCTTGTAATAGCTTATTGTAACCCTATTGAACTATAATAAAAACCCTGATTCCCCGCAAAAGGGGGATGAGCAGCGAAGGAGATAGAGATGTGGTGCTACAACA from Triticum aestivum cultivar Chinese Spring chromosome 3B, IWGSC CS RefSeq v2.1, whole genome shotgun sequence includes these protein-coding regions:
- the LOC123066884 gene encoding cationic peroxidase SPC4 → MVCARTVSAPLLAAAAVAALALACSLGYGAYAAAEHEAAGAGGDDVRLRQPPITRGLSFDFYKRSCPRAESIVRHFVRHAVRKDVGLAAGLLRLHFHDCFVQGCDASVLLDGSATGPGEKQAPPNLTLRPSAFKAINDIRDQLERECRGAVVSCSDILALAARDSVVATGGPEYRVPLGRRDSARFATTQDVLSGLPAPTSAVPCLLDVLHSHSPDLDATDLVTLSGGHTVGLGHCVSFEGRLFPRPDPTMSPDFLGRLRQTCPAKGTDARAALDVRTPDVFDNKYYVNLVNREGLFVSDQDLFNNDATRPIVERFARSQRYFFSQFGVSMVKMGQIRVLTGDQGQVRRNCSARNPGTAADGLEWSSLVQTVVDAAPESLGF